Proteins encoded by one window of Martelella endophytica:
- a CDS encoding thymidylate synthase, whose product MRTYLDLLQHVLENGADRTDRTGTGTRSVFGYQMRYDLAAGFPVLTTKKLHLRSIIHELLWFLKGDTNIAYLKENGVTIWDEWADENGDLGPVYGAQWRSWPTPDGGHIDQIAKVVESIRTKPDSRRHIVTAWNPAEVDDMALPPCHCLFQFYVSDGKLSCQLYQRSADIFLGVPFNIASYALLTMMVAQVTGLEPGDFVHTLGDAHLYSNHFEQAREQLTRIPGPLPVMHLNPEVTDLFGFTFDDFTLENYRAAPTIRAPIAV is encoded by the coding sequence ATGCGCACCTATCTCGACCTGCTGCAGCACGTCCTCGAAAACGGCGCCGACCGCACCGACCGCACCGGAACCGGAACGCGCTCGGTCTTCGGCTACCAGATGCGCTACGATCTTGCCGCCGGCTTCCCGGTGCTAACCACCAAGAAGCTGCATCTGCGCTCGATCATCCACGAGCTGCTCTGGTTCCTGAAGGGCGATACCAATATCGCCTATCTGAAGGAGAACGGCGTCACCATCTGGGATGAATGGGCCGACGAGAACGGCGATCTCGGCCCGGTCTACGGCGCGCAATGGCGCTCCTGGCCGACGCCCGATGGCGGGCATATCGATCAGATTGCCAAGGTCGTGGAGAGCATCCGCACCAAGCCCGACAGTCGTCGCCATATCGTCACTGCCTGGAACCCGGCGGAGGTCGACGACATGGCGCTGCCGCCCTGCCACTGCCTGTTCCAGTTCTACGTCTCTGACGGAAAGCTTTCCTGCCAGCTCTACCAGCGCTCGGCCGATATCTTCCTCGGCGTGCCGTTCAACATCGCCTCCTATGCGCTGCTGACAATGATGGTGGCGCAGGTGACTGGGCTGGAGCCCGGCGATTTTGTCCACACGCTCGGTGATGCCCACCTTTACAGCAATCATTTCGAGCAGGCGCGCGAGCAGCTGACCCGGATACCGGGACCGCTCCCGGTCATGCATCTCAATCCCGAGGTCACCGATCTCTTCGGCTTCACCTTTGACGATTTCACCCTCGAAAACTATCGCGCCGCGCCGACGATCCGCGCGCCGATTGCGGTGTAA
- a CDS encoding dihydrofolate reductase, whose translation MPWRLSTDLKRFKAMTLGKPVIMGRKTFQSMGKALSGRTNIVISRDPDFAADGTIAVTCLADALDAARKAKGEADEIAIIGGGQIYAQAMAIADRLHITHVDAELDGDTIFPSIDDADWRVVSSEDVPAGEKDDYPTRYVVYERRGL comes from the coding sequence ATGCCGTGGAGGCTTTCCACGGACCTCAAGCGCTTCAAGGCCATGACGCTTGGCAAGCCGGTGATCATGGGCCGAAAGACCTTCCAGTCGATGGGCAAGGCGCTCTCCGGCCGCACCAATATCGTGATTTCGCGCGATCCGGATTTTGCGGCGGACGGGACAATTGCCGTCACATGCCTAGCCGATGCGCTCGATGCCGCCCGCAAGGCCAAGGGCGAAGCCGACGAGATCGCCATCATCGGCGGCGGCCAGATCTATGCGCAGGCCATGGCGATCGCCGACCGGCTGCACATCACCCATGTCGATGCCGAGCTCGACGGCGACACGATATTTCCGTCTATCGATGACGCCGATTGGCGGGTCGTCAGCAGCGAAGATGTGCCCGCCGGCGAGAAGGATGACTATCCTACGCGGTATGTTGTTTATGAGCGGCGCGGCCTCTGA
- the hflK gene encoding FtsH protease activity modulator HflK: MPWSNQNGGGPWGGGGDNQGPWGQGPRRPGGGNGGGNGGPPDIEDFFRKGQDQFKGMFPGGFGFGLIAIIVLVVAAFWLMQSIYTIQPDQRGVELRFGKPKQEVSQPGLHFMFWPFETVEKVDITERRMSIGGGRGDPEGIMLTGDQNIVDLSFSVIYNVTDPKGFLFDVESPIETLDQVSESAMREVVGRRPANDVYREQREAIAVNVKSIIQETMDEYGAGITVNAVSFQDASPPQQVADAFDEVQRAGQDEDRFLQEANQYANKELGAARGNAAVVREAAAAYKDRVVKEAEGEAERFISIYDSYRTAPDVTRKRLYLETMQDALSQSKNVIVDDEGQGVVPYLPLDQIDRDAAQRTQRTLPASSSTQNLTQGASQ; this comes from the coding sequence ATGCCCTGGAGCAATCAGAATGGCGGCGGCCCTTGGGGAGGCGGCGGCGATAATCAGGGTCCGTGGGGCCAGGGGCCGCGCCGGCCCGGTGGCGGTAACGGCGGCGGCAATGGCGGCCCGCCCGATATCGAGGATTTCTTCCGCAAGGGCCAGGATCAGTTCAAGGGCATGTTTCCCGGCGGCTTCGGCTTCGGCCTGATCGCGATCATCGTTCTCGTGGTCGCTGCTTTCTGGCTCATGCAGTCCATCTACACCATCCAGCCGGACCAGCGCGGCGTCGAGCTGCGCTTCGGCAAGCCCAAGCAGGAAGTCTCCCAGCCAGGCCTGCATTTCATGTTCTGGCCGTTCGAGACCGTCGAGAAGGTCGACATCACCGAACGCCGCATGAGCATTGGCGGCGGCCGCGGCGATCCGGAAGGCATCATGCTCACCGGCGATCAAAACATCGTCGATCTCAGCTTCTCGGTGATCTACAATGTCACCGATCCGAAGGGCTTCCTCTTCGACGTCGAATCGCCAATCGAGACGCTCGACCAGGTATCGGAAAGCGCCATGCGCGAGGTTGTCGGCCGCAGGCCCGCCAACGACGTCTACCGTGAACAGCGCGAGGCGATTGCCGTCAACGTGAAGTCGATCATCCAGGAAACGATGGACGAATACGGCGCCGGCATTACCGTCAACGCCGTATCGTTTCAGGACGCTTCGCCGCCGCAACAGGTGGCCGATGCCTTCGACGAGGTGCAGCGCGCCGGACAGGACGAGGACCGTTTCCTGCAGGAAGCCAACCAGTACGCCAACAAGGAACTGGGTGCTGCACGTGGTAACGCGGCTGTGGTCCGCGAAGCGGCGGCCGCCTACAAGGACCGTGTCGTCAAGGAAGCCGAAGGTGAGGCCGAACGCTTCATCTCCATCTACGATTCCTATCGCACCGCACCTGACGTGACCCGCAAGCGTCTCTATCTCGAGACCATGCAGGATGCGCTGTCGCAGTCGAAGAACGTCATCGTTGATGACGAGGGGCAGGGGGTCGTTCCCTATCTGCCGCTCGACCAGATCGACCGTGATGCGGCCCAGCGCACGCAGCGGACGCTTCCGGCATCCTCTTCGACGCAGAACCTGACACAGGGAGCGAGCCAGTAA
- the hflC gene encoding protease modulator HflC: protein MSSNRLIATLAGIAVVLVVLYGSFFVVNPREQAIVIRFGEIQRVESEPGIYFKLPFSFIDADRVQYVSRQDLRFDLSDLRIQVSDGKFYIVDAFAVYNINDPERFREAVSGDRTEAESQLKSLLDSALRRVYGLRGFQAALSFERASMMEEVQELLRNDAEKLGIKIVDVRVLRTDLTPEVSEDTYERMKSERLAEAEAIRANGREQAETRRAVADRQVVEITSQAEKEAEILRGEGDGERNRILGNAYGRDPAFFAFYRSMNAYKDVINQNATMVLSPDSEFFQYFGSSGSGDLPAETAPAVEDETTEAPAGSN from the coding sequence ATGTCATCCAATCGTCTTATCGCTACCCTCGCCGGCATCGCCGTCGTTCTCGTGGTTCTTTATGGCTCGTTCTTCGTGGTCAATCCGCGCGAGCAGGCGATCGTCATAAGGTTCGGTGAAATCCAGCGCGTCGAATCGGAGCCGGGAATCTATTTCAAGCTTCCCTTCTCCTTCATCGATGCGGACCGCGTTCAGTATGTGTCGAGGCAGGACCTCCGCTTCGATCTGAGCGACCTGCGCATTCAGGTGTCGGACGGCAAGTTCTACATCGTTGACGCTTTCGCGGTGTACAACATCAATGATCCGGAACGCTTCCGCGAGGCTGTCTCGGGTGATCGCACGGAAGCCGAATCGCAGCTGAAGTCGTTGCTCGATTCGGCCCTGCGCCGGGTCTACGGCCTGCGCGGTTTCCAGGCGGCGCTCTCCTTCGAACGCGCTTCGATGATGGAGGAAGTGCAGGAGCTTCTGCGCAATGATGCGGAAAAGCTCGGCATCAAGATCGTCGATGTCCGCGTGTTGCGGACCGACCTGACGCCCGAGGTCTCGGAAGATACCTATGAGCGGATGAAGTCGGAGCGTCTTGCAGAGGCCGAGGCGATCCGGGCGAACGGCCGCGAACAGGCCGAAACCCGAAGGGCCGTGGCCGACCGACAGGTCGTCGAGATCACCTCGCAGGCGGAAAAAGAAGCCGAAATCCTGCGCGGTGAAGGTGATGGTGAACGCAACCGTATCCTGGGCAATGCCTATGGCCGCGATCCTGCCTTCTTCGCCTTCTATCGTTCGATGAACGCCTACAAGGACGTCATCAACCAGAATGCGACGATGGTGTTGTCACCGGATTCCGAATTCTTCCAGTATTTCGGTTCCAGCGGCAGCGGCGATCTTCCCGCGGAAACCGCTCCGGCGGTGGAAGATGAGACGACGGAAGCGCCCGCCGGGAGCAACTGA
- a CDS encoding DUF2065 domain-containing protein, translating into MQDILIGFAFFLIIEGLVYALAPSFLVAMAKLLPTVSEGALRLTGLVAIAFGVLLVFLVHG; encoded by the coding sequence ATGCAGGATATCCTTATCGGATTTGCATTCTTTCTGATTATCGAGGGGCTGGTCTATGCACTGGCCCCTTCGTTTCTTGTGGCGATGGCTAAGCTGTTGCCGACGGTCTCCGAAGGCGCACTCAGGCTGACCGGCCTCGTCGCGATCGCATTCGGCGTGCTTCTGGTCTTCCTGGTTCACGGCTAG
- a CDS encoding Do family serine endopeptidase: MSKAVDFPLVSRAAGFGLIAALALATPLSGPVNRAEAVNLADVSVADMAEKLLPSVVNISISQDDGSGDDTRPVPKVPEGQPFEDLFDDFFNGGPGGRPHPVSALGSGFIVDPDGIIVTNNHVIEDADTIEVTLSDGTSLDATLLGVDDQTDLAVLKVNPDKPLPAVKFGDSRKVRIGEWVVAIGNPFGLGGSVTLGIVSARGRTLDGPYDNFIQTDAAINKGNSGGPLFNMEGEVIGINTAILSPSGGSIGIGFSVPSELAENVIDQLIEYGRTRRGWLGIRVLEVSDELAASLGDDDPAGVAIGSIIEGGPSDGGPFEEGDIILRFDGHPIESPRDLPRFVAESRIGEPAEVEILRDGMRMTVEATPELLDEPAVVSGDAETIAPPELATPDNGADMPDTADIPVRLYGMTLGQLDDNGRALYQIGADVEGVLITEVEEGSAAAEEGLLPGMVIAEVAQDAVATPQDVRSRIVRLISDGRRSVSLMVASPNGDLKVVSLVLE, encoded by the coding sequence ATGTCGAAGGCAGTCGATTTCCCTCTGGTGAGCCGCGCCGCCGGCTTCGGCCTCATCGCGGCACTGGCGCTTGCCACACCGCTCTCGGGACCAGTGAATCGGGCCGAGGCCGTCAACCTCGCCGATGTCTCCGTCGCCGATATGGCCGAGAAGCTGCTACCCTCCGTCGTCAATATTTCGATCTCGCAGGATGACGGTTCGGGTGATGATACCCGGCCAGTGCCCAAGGTCCCGGAGGGGCAGCCGTTCGAGGACCTGTTCGACGACTTCTTCAATGGCGGCCCGGGCGGGCGGCCGCATCCCGTGAGCGCGCTCGGCTCGGGCTTCATCGTCGATCCCGATGGCATCATCGTCACCAACAACCACGTCATCGAGGATGCCGATACGATCGAGGTGACGCTGTCGGATGGCACCTCACTCGATGCGACACTGCTCGGCGTCGACGACCAGACAGATCTCGCCGTGCTCAAGGTCAACCCTGACAAACCTCTGCCGGCCGTCAAATTCGGCGATTCGCGCAAGGTCAGGATCGGCGAATGGGTGGTTGCGATCGGCAATCCCTTCGGCCTCGGCGGCTCCGTGACGCTCGGCATCGTCTCTGCGCGCGGACGAACGCTTGATGGGCCCTACGACAACTTCATCCAGACCGATGCGGCGATCAACAAGGGCAATTCCGGTGGGCCGCTGTTCAACATGGAAGGCGAGGTCATCGGCATCAACACCGCCATCCTGTCGCCGTCGGGCGGCTCGATCGGCATCGGCTTCTCCGTGCCGAGCGAACTGGCCGAAAACGTCATCGACCAGCTTATCGAATATGGCCGCACGCGGCGCGGCTGGCTCGGCATCCGGGTGCTGGAGGTAAGCGACGAGCTCGCTGCCTCGCTCGGCGATGATGATCCCGCCGGCGTTGCCATCGGCTCGATCATCGAAGGAGGCCCCTCCGATGGCGGTCCCTTCGAGGAAGGCGACATCATCCTGCGTTTTGACGGCCACCCGATCGAAAGCCCCCGCGATCTGCCGCGTTTCGTCGCCGAAAGCCGGATCGGCGAGCCGGCCGAGGTCGAGATCCTGCGCGACGGCATGCGCATGACAGTCGAGGCGACGCCGGAGCTCCTGGACGAGCCGGCGGTCGTTAGTGGCGATGCGGAAACCATCGCGCCGCCCGAACTCGCAACGCCCGATAACGGCGCCGACATGCCGGATACGGCCGACATTCCCGTGCGGCTTTACGGCATGACGCTCGGCCAGCTCGACGACAACGGCCGAGCGCTCTACCAGATCGGCGCGGATGTCGAAGGGGTTCTGATCACCGAGGTCGAGGAGGGCAGCGCTGCGGCCGAGGAAGGGTTGCTGCCGGGCATGGTCATCGCCGAGGTCGCGCAGGATGCGGTCGCCACGCCGCAGGACGTGCGCTCGCGAATTGTGCGCCTGATTTCGGATGGACGGCGAAGCGTTTCTCTGATGGTGGCGAGCCCGAATGGCGACCTCAAGGTGGTGAGCCTGGTGCTCGAATAG
- a CDS encoding GNAT family N-acetyltransferase produces the protein MIIAETERLIIRNWEERDRALFHEINSDDRVMEFFAMRRDRAESDALLDVVRDRIAETGYGFPAVELKASGEVIGFTGLNDHYSADVKPEGVPEIGWRMATRYWGKGYASEAAKAMVDVAFNERGHDQVVAFAVANNHRSTAVMERLGMRRDPEGDFDHPSVPDTHPHLKRHVLYRLMRAD, from the coding sequence ATGATCATCGCCGAAACCGAACGCCTCATCATCCGCAACTGGGAGGAGCGCGACCGCGCCCTGTTCCACGAGATCAACTCGGACGACCGGGTGATGGAATTCTTCGCCATGCGCCGCGACCGCGCCGAATCCGATGCGCTTCTCGACGTCGTCCGCGACCGGATCGCAGAAACCGGCTACGGCTTTCCCGCCGTCGAGCTGAAGGCGAGCGGCGAGGTTATCGGCTTTACCGGCCTCAACGACCACTACAGCGCCGACGTCAAACCGGAAGGGGTGCCCGAAATCGGCTGGCGTATGGCCACGCGCTACTGGGGCAAGGGCTATGCGAGCGAGGCAGCGAAGGCGATGGTCGACGTTGCGTTTAATGAGCGCGGCCACGATCAGGTCGTTGCCTTTGCTGTCGCCAACAACCATCGCTCGACGGCCGTGATGGAAAGGCTCGGAATGCGCCGCGATCCGGAGGGCGATTTCGACCACCCTTCGGTCCCCGATACGCATCCGCACCTGAAGCGGCATGTGCTCTACCGGCTCATGCGCGCCGACTAG
- the serB gene encoding phosphoserine phosphatase SerB — protein MALVATLIADPSNPILDIALAGTLARAAAASRTDVLAEGIAADLHFSEDAELERIEAALLTVLGEAPVDIVIQEAGTRRKKALLADMDSTMIGQECIDELAAEVGLKDKVAAITARAMNGEIEFEPAVRERVGLLKGLPIDIVDEIIEKRITLTPGGKALIATMKANGGYTALVSGGFTVFTSRIGAMIGFDENRANILLEEGGKLTGHVADPILGKAAKVAALHDIATKRGIGEHDIMAVGDGANDLGMLQLAGAGVALHAKPTVAAQAKIRINHGDLTALLYIQGYRREDFVIPPEAP, from the coding sequence ATGGCTCTGGTTGCCACGCTTATCGCCGATCCGTCAAACCCGATTTTGGATATCGCTCTTGCCGGAACGCTGGCCCGTGCCGCCGCCGCCTCCCGCACGGACGTTCTCGCCGAGGGTATTGCCGCCGACCTGCACTTTTCCGAAGACGCCGAACTGGAGAGGATCGAGGCGGCGCTGCTGACGGTTCTCGGCGAGGCGCCGGTCGATATCGTCATCCAGGAAGCCGGGACGCGTCGCAAGAAGGCGCTGCTGGCGGACATGGATTCCACCATGATCGGCCAGGAATGCATCGACGAGCTTGCCGCCGAAGTCGGGCTCAAGGACAAGGTCGCCGCCATCACCGCCCGCGCCATGAATGGTGAGATCGAGTTCGAGCCGGCGGTGCGCGAACGCGTCGGCCTGCTCAAGGGCCTGCCGATCGATATCGTTGACGAGATCATCGAAAAGCGGATAACGCTGACGCCGGGCGGCAAGGCACTGATCGCGACGATGAAGGCCAATGGCGGCTACACCGCGCTCGTTTCCGGCGGGTTCACCGTCTTCACCTCACGCATCGGAGCCATGATCGGCTTCGACGAAAACCGCGCCAATATCCTGCTCGAAGAGGGTGGCAAGCTGACGGGGCACGTCGCGGATCCGATCCTCGGCAAGGCCGCCAAGGTGGCGGCCTTGCACGATATCGCCACCAAGCGCGGCATCGGCGAACATGACATCATGGCCGTCGGTGACGGCGCCAACGACCTCGGCATGCTGCAACTCGCCGGCGCGGGCGTCGCGCTTCACGCCAAGCCGACGGTTGCCGCGCAGGCGAAGATCCGCATCAATCACGGCGACCTTACCGCCCTGCTCTATATCCAGGGCTATCGGCGCGAGGACTTCGTCATTCCACCGGAGGCCCCATGA
- the miaA gene encoding tRNA (adenosine(37)-N6)-dimethylallyltransferase MiaA, which produces MAISLNEDRRAILITGPTASGKSALALELAKASGGVVVNADSMQVYDTLRVLTARPSEDEMDGVPHYLYGHVPAGRDYSTGTWLRDVAGLLETLEGRMPVFVGGTGLYFRALTEGLAEMPDIPDAVRAKYRAALEEEGAAPLYALLAERDPVMAARLEPGDGQRIVRALEVFEASGRSIADFQAETPPPLLKAERAEKIVVLPERPILHDRVNRRFEAMLDAGAIEEVEALLALKLPLSAPVMRAIGVGEIAAMLRDEIDRATVIERASAATRQYAKRQMTWFRNQMGPDWRRVEPGRD; this is translated from the coding sequence ATGGCGATTTCCCTGAATGAAGACAGACGTGCGATCCTGATAACGGGGCCGACGGCCAGCGGCAAGTCCGCGCTGGCGCTCGAGCTTGCGAAAGCGTCGGGCGGTGTCGTGGTGAATGCCGACAGCATGCAGGTTTACGACACGCTGCGTGTGCTCACCGCACGGCCGTCCGAGGACGAGATGGATGGCGTTCCGCATTACCTCTATGGCCATGTTCCGGCGGGGAGAGATTATTCGACGGGCACCTGGCTGCGCGACGTCGCAGGGCTGCTGGAGACGCTGGAAGGCCGCATGCCGGTCTTCGTCGGCGGGACTGGACTCTATTTCAGGGCTCTGACCGAAGGGCTTGCCGAAATGCCGGATATACCCGACGCGGTGCGGGCAAAATATCGTGCAGCGCTGGAGGAAGAGGGCGCCGCACCGCTTTATGCGCTTCTGGCCGAGCGGGACCCCGTAATGGCCGCGCGGCTTGAACCAGGCGATGGCCAGCGTATCGTTCGTGCGCTTGAGGTTTTTGAAGCAAGCGGACGGTCGATTGCCGACTTCCAGGCCGAGACGCCGCCGCCGTTGCTGAAGGCCGAGCGCGCCGAAAAGATCGTCGTCTTGCCCGAACGCCCCATACTCCACGATCGTGTCAATCGCCGTTTCGAAGCCATGCTGGACGCGGGAGCGATTGAAGAGGTGGAGGCTCTTCTGGCGCTGAAGCTGCCGCTATCCGCCCCGGTGATGCGGGCGATCGGCGTCGGCGAGATTGCGGCAATGCTGCGCGACGAGATCGATCGGGCAACGGTGATCGAACGGGCCTCGGCGGCAACCCGGCAATATGCCAAGCGGCAGATGACCTGGTTCCGCAACCAGATGGGGCCGGACTGGCGGCGGGTTGAGCCCGGAAGAGACTGA
- the ampH gene encoding D-alanyl-D-alanine-carboxypeptidase/endopeptidase AmpH: MLKVFATALAAVSTTALLIAAPARADMLMDELVEFPATIFFLSAGVPGAVVAVVKGDETAVYGFGETKKGSGIEPTGDSTIRIGSITKAFTGQVLAHAVAEGEVAFTTPAADHVSGELGEALKGVPPLLLIDLVTHSGGFPREVPRDPSDDPADPFATITYDAFAGWIAENGLLFEPGSAVLYSNFGFDILSAALSGAAGKPFDTLVEETITGPLGMEDTGYARSERYPELAMYGHGFDGEPLPHIVTGDVITGSGGLTTTANDMVKWMRWHLEKDGPDAEARLLDHAVYRSRGDFDMVSGMDESGRMSGMGLAWVAMNATEGSPFILQKAGGMQGELSYVALAPAHGVGVFVSINAYNFSAAAAMAEFANELNAELSGY, translated from the coding sequence ATGCTGAAAGTTTTCGCCACCGCGCTTGCGGCGGTTTCCACCACGGCTCTGCTGATTGCGGCACCAGCGCGTGCCGACATGCTGATGGACGAACTGGTCGAATTCCCGGCGACGATCTTCTTTCTGAGCGCCGGCGTGCCCGGCGCCGTGGTCGCCGTGGTCAAGGGCGATGAGACCGCCGTGTACGGTTTCGGCGAAACCAAGAAGGGAAGCGGCATCGAACCAACCGGCGATTCCACCATCCGGATCGGCTCGATCACCAAGGCCTTTACCGGTCAGGTACTGGCTCACGCGGTGGCTGAGGGCGAGGTGGCCTTCACCACGCCTGCGGCCGATCACGTTTCCGGCGAGCTCGGCGAGGCTCTGAAAGGTGTGCCGCCGCTGCTGCTCATCGATCTCGTCACGCATTCGGGAGGCTTTCCGCGCGAGGTCCCGCGTGATCCTTCTGACGACCCAGCCGATCCCTTTGCGACGATTACCTATGACGCCTTCGCCGGCTGGATCGCGGAAAACGGGCTTCTGTTCGAACCGGGCAGCGCGGTGCTTTATTCCAACTTCGGTTTCGACATTCTGTCAGCCGCGCTGTCAGGCGCCGCCGGCAAGCCCTTCGACACACTGGTCGAGGAAACGATCACCGGGCCGCTTGGCATGGAAGATACCGGCTACGCACGCTCCGAGCGCTATCCGGAGCTTGCCATGTACGGCCACGGCTTTGATGGCGAGCCCCTGCCCCATATCGTGACCGGCGATGTGATCACCGGCTCCGGCGGCCTGACGACGACGGCGAACGACATGGTCAAATGGATGCGGTGGCATCTCGAAAAGGACGGCCCCGACGCCGAGGCCCGACTGCTCGACCATGCCGTCTACCGCTCCCGCGGCGACTTTGACATGGTCTCGGGCATGGACGAATCCGGACGCATGAGCGGCATGGGGCTCGCATGGGTGGCCATGAACGCGACAGAGGGCAGTCCCTTCATCCTGCAGAAGGCCGGCGGCATGCAAGGCGAACTGTCCTATGTCGCGCTTGCGCCCGCGCACGGCGTCGGCGTTTTCGTCAGCATCAACGCCTACAACTTCAGCGCTGCCGCAGCCATGGCCGAGTTCGCGAACGAACTTAACGCCGAACTTTCCGGTTACTAG